The DNA segment GTAACATGTATAGGAAAAAGTTGTTCAGAATAATgatcttgacaacatatttaaaGCTGATCAAAATTAGTGAGAAATTgctaatgttaataattagcatttttatttcatagtacagcatttatgttttaatatttttattatttgtcttTTGGTCGAATCGTTCccatatatttaagaaacgaGTACCATATTTCAAGAAGcagaagaaaaatttcaaaagtcGCAAATCAAAACGAATAAATCCATTCGTGGTGCCACACTATTTGTGACAATTCGTGCTCCATCTAGTGAGTTCTCATTAAGATTAGATTAGATCAGTTCCTATAATGGAAAATGAGTAGACAAATAATCGTCCCTTTGCACTtctaaaagacaaaaaatatataaatgtttataaaatccaaaggacaaaaattacaaaactaaaaaaatttttaactgtttcAAGAGTTTGAACTTCAAATTAGTACATTCTCAAAGATACCAAGAGAAGAAATCTAATCTTCAAGTATACAGATCATAtcactgaaaaattaaatatattaaaaaattaggagTACATTAGGAGTGACTACATTTTTGTCTATCCAGTTTTTGGcacaacaaatataaaaattaaataaacatctatCTGCCGGAACTGACCAAAGTAACACGAATAATCAAAGAAAcgataaattatgaattacaaataatatactatGAATCGCGAATAGTATTGCAGGTTTACAAAAGCAAATGACAAATCTCTCCGaatgttgaataaattaagaatCACGAATCGCGAAATATAAATCGCATAGTTTGGCGCTAGttttacaaagtttaaaatcGTAAAAGTTATACTCAGCGGTGTTCTAACTTCAGTTTACGATTTTACTCGAGACCTGCACGAAATGGCACGTTGTAATGGCTAGAAGAATATCAATTATGGTACATAACTGCATTGTTATCTTTCACTTACGCTACTTGTGTGTGCTTATGGAAGGGATTTATGTTATTGCGGGATTCCACtgtgcataatatttaaagcaatTGATTATATGAGCTTCTTTTTCAACCAATTATATCCGAtcataatactttataaaaatccaTTCACACGTAtggaaaacattattaattgaaaCTAGACTGCAAATAATTGATGTCTGCTTGTAAAAccatttaacataaaataattgtttgtattACCGTTCTGAGTTGTGTTATAATGTTTCGGAAGAATTGTCTTCTTCTGTTTCTCTATTCTCTGATCATACTTAGCCTTATTGTAACATAATACCCCTAATATGGCCATTGTCATACCAAATATGTTAAGCCATGTAACTGGATTGCCAAGTACGAGTAATGTTATTCCTATCACAAATATGCGTTTGCTGGCGCTTGCCACTGCATATGTTAGAGGCGTGACAATGTGAAGCACAGAAAACGCAATAATGTTCTGAAACCAATTAAGTATTCCATCTAGAAATAATAATCCTAACACGTAATAGCTTATCTCTATGGACGGTTTCAACATCGGTTCATATATCAAACTGCGCAAATCATACACAATCCAAATTGGCAAGAACATGAATAAAGCTAGACGGCCAAGTATGTGTAGCAGCCGCAAGTGATGTATTCCTGTGTCATGTAACACCTGTAGgtcaaaaattacaagattaaaaaaacagaaatataaatgaaaaatagagTTTTATCGTCCACATTACATTACCTTTTTCgagtaaatattttgcaaagaaAACGCCATAGTGGATGCTAAAGCACTTATCAAGCCGATCATGTTGAAACTAAGTTCTGTTAGTGTGGCTACAGCTACACCACCAACTATTGGTACAAGGCTCAGATACACCTTCCATGTTTGATGCTCCCGAAGTATTATTCTTGATAGAGCCACCGTGAAAAGAGGCATTG comes from the Monomorium pharaonis isolate MP-MQ-018 chromosome 9, ASM1337386v2, whole genome shotgun sequence genome and includes:
- the LOC105840076 gene encoding solute carrier family 35 member E1 homolog isoform X2; the protein is MDDRRNNQFPYPLTVTMVQLTSITVYSGPFFNLWGVRKYSSNITWRYYLRLIVPLALGKFLANIFSHVSIWKVPVSYAHTVKATMPLFTVALSRIILREHQTWKVYLSLVPIVGGVAVATLTELSFNMIGLISALASTMAFSLQNIYSKKVLHDTGIHHLRLLHILGRLALFMFLPIWIVYDLRSLIYEPMLKPSIEISYYVLGLLFLDGILNWFQNIIAFSVLHIVTPLTYAVASASKRIFVIGITLLVLGNPVTWLNIFGMTMAILGVLCYNKAKYDQRIEKQKKTILPKHYNTTQNGNTNNYFMLNGFTSRHQLFAV
- the LOC105840076 gene encoding solute carrier family 35 member E1 homolog isoform X3, giving the protein MLLSEFPYPLTVTMVQLTSITVYSGPFFNLWGVRKYSSNITWRYYLRLIVPLALGKFLANIFSHVSIWKVPVSYAHTVKATMPLFTVALSRIILREHQTWKVYLSLVPIVGGVAVATLTELSFNMIGLISALASTMAFSLQNIYSKKVLHDTGIHHLRLLHILGRLALFMFLPIWIVYDLRSLIYEPMLKPSIEISYYVLGLLFLDGILNWFQNIIAFSVLHIVTPLTYAVASASKRIFVIGITLLVLGNPVTWLNIFGMTMAILGVLCYNKAKYDQRIEKQKKTILPKHYNTTQNGNTNNYFMLNGFTSRHQLFAV
- the LOC105840076 gene encoding solute carrier family 35 member E1 homolog isoform X1, whose product is MDDRRNNREVITVLFLCLLWYAVSSSSNVVGKMLLSEFPYPLTVTMVQLTSITVYSGPFFNLWGVRKYSSNITWRYYLRLIVPLALGKFLANIFSHVSIWKVPVSYAHTVKATMPLFTVALSRIILREHQTWKVYLSLVPIVGGVAVATLTELSFNMIGLISALASTMAFSLQNIYSKKVLHDTGIHHLRLLHILGRLALFMFLPIWIVYDLRSLIYEPMLKPSIEISYYVLGLLFLDGILNWFQNIIAFSVLHIVTPLTYAVASASKRIFVIGITLLVLGNPVTWLNIFGMTMAILGVLCYNKAKYDQRIEKQKKTILPKHYNTTQNGNTNNYFMLNGFTSRHQLFAV